GAAATACGATATATATGTATGCTGCAACCAACGACTACGTGCACTGTGtaacaggctcctggcttgggacatgCACATACATAAAGTGGCGGGGTAATTTTAACATGTATGCAGACGCCCAAGTCTACGGTATTTTATAATtcctttaaataatatatacaaaccgatttgttataataatttaaatagaCCAAAATGCAGAACTTTGTTGTAGCAACcttcaaatacaataaacaGTCAATGAATTGTATATACGAAAGTTGACAAAGtctcaaaaagtaaaatttaaatgaaattctcGCTCGActgaatttgataaataaataataaactatGAAAGGTATTTAACAGTACTCTTTTTGTGCATCCATGTTGCTAGGCagttataaacatttataaaattaaaacgaGCATATTTCACTGCAATATAATTATTCTTTTGTCAACACTTGCATGTACTTTGCATCTCTTATATGCTTTTGTCAATACTTATAAACTTTGCATTTATTTCAAGTATTCATAAATACAAGTAAGACTTGTATGATGTAGACAACAATGAAACAatacttcttttaaattttcatgaataaaaggaagatttgaattatatataatatacgtCATTGCGAAAACAAACAAGTCAATGACTAAATAACCTACAATGAAGGTATATAAACTTTATGACTAAATTTAATATAGACAATCGaataattgtgtatttaaaCCTAAAACTGAAATATCGTATTCAACGCAAAAGAATGTCGTAAAACTCCACTCAATTGAACTACACCTTTGACAAACGAAACTAGATTATTTTAACACGGGCAAATAAAGTTAATTGTTGAAAAACGTATTTTACACCCGCCTAAGAACTATTTGACCACTCGCCCTTCATATCTGTAATCTTGAAAACatgacacatatatatttagCAGACACAAGGAATAATTTGTCCACGACATATGTACCTTTCAATTACAATACTATAGTATTTCAATGTTATGGTCAATTTTAATTACAGTTTTGGGAAGTTATCTCAGATGAGCACGGTATCGACCCCACCGGAACCTACCATGGAGATTCAGATTTACAGTTAGAAAGAATCAACGTCTACTTCAATGAGGCTACAGGTAACGAAAGACccgtttttttcttttttttcaaattagctCATCTTTTATTTCCGATTAGAATTTAATGGAAGTGTCATGACCAAACCCAGCACAAAACACcatgttatttgttttgaaaaagctGTATATACCGCAGTCTTTTCTCCTAAAGAATTATCTCCTTATGCAAACAAATCTAATAGAAGTTCCATCAATGTCATTCTTAAGTGTTTTATATATCTGGTAACATGTATAGTAATAACACTGATTATCCATATCACGTCatataaacttttgaaaatttctgaGTCTGCGACGCTGTTTTTTCTGAACTTTGTAAAATGCCTAAAGTAACTTTCAATGTTACCAAATCGATTATGAAGATAAACCATACGGCAAATTTTTGAACCTCACATTGTTCTGAAAAACCTATTTTATGCAAACCGTTAATGTTAAAGATATTTAgtcatattaaatatgaattaaaataagaagatgtaatatgattgccaatgagctAACTGTTCACAAGAGCCCTGATtttacagaaattaataactgtTAGTCACCGTCAGTCGATCTTCAACAATGATTAAAACGACAAAtgtaaaagaataataaattcaaacaaaaaatacagcCTTATGTGTGTACAAATCAAAGAACGAAACTCAATCATTTTACACAGCAACAtacaaacaaccactgaattactaGCTCCTGGCtggggacaggcacatacagaatgtggcggggttaaactcGTTTGGAGGTCATATCAAAAACTAACCGGAAAGGGATTACAAGTTTAGCAAATACCTTATAATAGTACAAGTAATCAAAAAATAACATCAACTCACATTGTTTATTAGGTGGAAAGTATGTGCCACGTGCTGTCTTGGTTGATTTGGAACCCGGTACTATGGATTCTGTCAGATCTGGACCATTTGGACAAATTTTTAGACCAGACAACTTCGTTTTTGGACAGAGTGGTGCaggaaacaactgggccaaggGACATTACACCGAGGGTGCTGAACTTGTAGACTCCGTTCTCGATGTTGTCAGGAAGGAAGCTGAAAGCTGTGATTGTCTTCAGGGATTCCAACTTACACATTCACTTGGCGGCGGAACCGGAGCAGGCATGGGAACACTTCTCATCTCAAAAATCAGAGAGGAATACCCAGACAGAATCATGAACACATTCTCAGTTGTTCCATCACCCAAAGTTAGTTACTTAACATACACAATTTGCTATGCAtgatttcaatataatttaatatattttattctattgTATGGTCGtaaatgaataaaaggaggTTCCTTAAATTTGAATGTGCATCAATATCTTAAACGCAAAGCAGGTTTAGTTATTTCtatatttgattgatttaaacCGAAAAATAggatattttgaaataactaaTCAAtcatcaattaattttttttaattaccttCAGACTATCTCATACGAAACTATAACccaattcattttaaaaagttctttatcgagttttgttattttgctgTAAATCCTAATTCAAGATGACTGTCTCttcgcatttaaaaaaaaagaataaacaaatcaaTATCTGCTTGACAAATGAAAACGATAACATCAAACTGACTTTATCATTTCAGGTATCAGACACAGTCGTTGAACCATACAATGCCACACTCTCCGTCCATCAGCTCGTAGAAAACACAGATGAAACATACTGTATCGACAACGAGGCTCTATACGATATCTGTTTCAGAACCCTGAAACTCACCACACCAACATACGGTGACCTTAACCATCTTGTCTCTGCAACTATGTCCGGTGTCACCACATGTCTCCGATTTCCAGGTCAATTAAATGCTGATCTCCGTAAATTGGCTGTAAACATGGTTCCATTCCCACGTCTCCATTTCTTCATCCCAGGCTTTGCTCCCCTAACATCACGTGGTAGCCAGCAATACAGGGCTCTCACTGTCCCAGAACTGACACAGCAAATGTTTGATGCCAAGAACATGATGGCAGCTTGCGATCCCCGTCACGGCAGATACCTCACAGTTGCTTGTATGTTCCGTGGACGTATGTCAATGAAGGAGGTTGATGAACAAATGTTGAACGTACAGAACAAGAACAGCAGCTACTTCGTTGAATGGATCCCCAACAACGTCAAGACAGCCGTCTGTGACATTCCACCACGTGGCCTTAAGATGTCCGCAACATTTATTGGAAACAGCACAGCCATCCAAGAACTCTTCAAGAGAATCTCAGAACAATTCACCGCTATGTTCAGGCGTAAGGCTTTCTTGCATTGGTACACTGGTGAGGGTATGGACGAGATGGAATTCACAGAAGCCGAATCCAACATGAACGATTTGGTCTCAGAATACCAACAATACCAGGATGCAACAGCAGAAGAGGAAGGAGAATTTGAcgaggaagaagaagaagaccAACAACAGGCATAATaagattgtggacaagttttaTTTCTTCTGAAAATTGATATAAGATACCGAATATTTTTACATctacatgtaattaaatatttcattgaataTCTTATTAAAATCTGATTGAAAAACGTTTAGCTCATTGTATGCTTTGTGAATtatcagttgtttttttttattttctgttagttattttttttgaatagtTCTTTAATGCCAagattattgaaaaaagtttttttttctttttttcgcTTTTGTAATGAGTGCGAATGATTCAACTCTCGaccaaagtcacaatttgtaaaagtaaactattataggtcaaatgATGTTCGGTCTtgaacacggagccttgacttacaccgaacagcaagttatattGCAAAATCATTCTAACGGGAAAAcaaatggtctaatctatatacaaacaaaaaaaaagaaaaaggaaatacAATGTACAACAAACAAGAATGCAAAGGGTTTATACGTTTTAATAgataccaaccttcacccttatctggAACAATATTAATTATAGTGTAATATAACAACATAGATAGACACATGCATGACTCGGTACGTTTATGTGATACCTATATGTATTTCAGCTCCCTAATACTATTACAGCACTAGGGCTCCCTCAGTTTATGTGATATTTACGTGTGTTTTTTGTTCACCACTTATATTACAGTACCAGTTATTCAGCATGCGTAATGTCAGATTCAGCTGGATTCAtcgctaaaaaaaatatattttatgtttaacacgatttatataaaactttagtatgaaattgtttcatttttttggatcGCCCTGCTCGCCACAATAGTATCTGTTCAGTGCTATGGAAGCTGGTTATTAATGACGA
This Mytilus trossulus isolate FHL-02 chromosome 14, PNRI_Mtr1.1.1.hap1, whole genome shotgun sequence DNA region includes the following protein-coding sequences:
- the LOC134696346 gene encoding tubulin beta-4B chain-like — translated: MREIVHLQAGQCGNQIGAKFWEVISDEHGIDPTGTYHGDSDLQLERINVYFNEATGGKYVPRAVLVDLEPGTMDSVRSGPFGQIFRPDNFVFGQSGAGNNWAKGHYTEGAELVDSVLDVVRKEAESCDCLQGFQLTHSLGGGTGAGMGTLLISKIREEYPDRIMNTFSVVPSPKVSDTVVEPYNATLSVHQLVENTDETYCIDNEALYDICFRTLKLTTPTYGDLNHLVSATMSGVTTCLRFPGQLNADLRKLAVNMVPFPRLHFFIPGFAPLTSRGSQQYRALTVPELTQQMFDAKNMMAACDPRHGRYLTVACMFRGRMSMKEVDEQMLNVQNKNSSYFVEWIPNNVKTAVCDIPPRGLKMSATFIGNSTAIQELFKRISEQFTAMFRRKAFLHWYTGEGMDEMEFTEAESNMNDLVSEYQQYQDATAEEEGEFDEEEEEDQQQA